The sequence below is a genomic window from Curtobacterium sp. MCPF17_002.
CGGTAGTTCGCTCGTGGGCATGAGCGACGACGAGAAGCAGACCCGCGACGACTTCGCCGACGCGGTGAACATGACCGCCTCGGAGCTCCGGCACTGGCTCGACACGGACGAGTCGAAGGAGGTCGGGCAGAAGCCGTCCGGCGGCGGGGAGTCGACCGGACACGAGAGCGGCCGGCACATCATCCGGATCCTCGAGGAGAAGCAGGGCGATCACACCGACGCCGACTACGCGCACATGCGGAAGGTCGTCGGGTACGTCGCGCGGCACTCGAAGCAGCGGCCGAAGGGGGACGTGCACGACACCCCGTGGCGGTGGTCCCTCATGAACTGGGGGCACGACCCGGAGAAGCACTGACCGGGTCGGGCAGAATGGGTCCGTGAACGAAACGGGCATGCCGCGCTTCCGACGGATCTGGTCCACCGTGCAGGTGGGCGTCCTCGCCGTCGCCGTCGGGTTCTGCATCGTGATGCTCGTGATCGGGCAGGGCAAGCTCGACCGCGTCTACGCCGTCGCCGCCGTGTTCTTCGGGCTCGCGCTCGTCGGGCACAGCACCTA
It includes:
- a CDS encoding DUF3140 domain-containing protein, whose translation is MSDDEKQTRDDFADAVNMTASELRHWLDTDESKEVGQKPSGGGESTGHESGRHIIRILEEKQGDHTDADYAHMRKVVGYVARHSKQRPKGDVHDTPWRWSLMNWGHDPEKH